The following are encoded together in the Limanda limanda chromosome 12, fLimLim1.1, whole genome shotgun sequence genome:
- the elavl1a gene encoding ELAV-like protein 1a, whose product MAVRRGHIKYLKEVYDMSNGYEDHMGGDEGKDSKTNLIVNYLPQSMTQDELRSLFSSIGEVESAKLIRDKVAGHSLGYGFVNYLNPSDAERAISTLNGLRLQSKTIKVSFARPSSDTIKDANLYISGLPKAMTQKDVEDMFSCFGHIINSRVLVDQGTGATGVSRGVAFIRFDKRAEAEEAVKSLNGQTPPGTAEPITVKFAANPNQAKNTQLISQLYHNQSRRFGGPVHHQAQRFRFSPMSVDHMGSMGGVSVPGTSTSGWCIFIYNLGQDADESLLWQMFGPFGAVTNVKVIRDFNTNKCKGFGFVTMTNYEEAAMAIASLNGYRLGDKILQVSFKTSKGHK is encoded by the exons ATGGCAGTTCGTCGAGGACACATCAAGTACTTGAAA GAGGTGTATGACATGTCGAACGGTTATGAAGACCACATGGGAGGGGACGAGGGGAAGGACTCCAAGACCAACCTGATCGTGAACTACCTGCCTCAGAGCATGACGCAGGACGAGCTGCGGAGCCTCTTCAGCAGCATCGGGGAGGTGGAGTCCGCCAAGCTGATTCGAGACAAAGTCGCAG gCCACAGTTTAGGGTACGGATTTGTTAACTATCTTAACCCTAGTGATGCAGAAAGAGCTATCAGTACACTGAATGGACTAAGGCTACAGTCCAAAACTATCAAG GTTTCATTTGCTCGGCCCAGCTCTGATACAATAAAAGATGCCAACCTGTATATCAGCGGTCTCCCAAAGGCCATGACCCAGAAAGACGTGGAggacatgttttcatgttttgggCACATCATTAACTCCCGAGTACTTGTAGATCAGGGTACAGGTGCGACAG GTGTGTCCCGTGGCGTGGCTTTTATCCGGTTTGACAAACGGGCGGAGGCGGAGGAAGCCGTCAAGAGCCTGAATGGCCAAACACCACCGGGGACCGCCGAGCCAATCACAGTGAAATTTGCCGCCAACCCTAACCAGGCGAAAAACACACAGCTCATTTCTCAGCTCTACCACAACCAATCCCGACGCTTCGGGGGGCCAGTACACCACCAGGCACAGAGGTTCAG ATTTTCCCCCATGAGTGTCGATCACATGGGTAGCATGGGAGGTGTCAGTGTCCCCGGCACCTCAACCTCCGGCTGGTGCATCTTCATCTACAACCTGGGCCAGGACGCCGACGAGAGCCTCCTGTGGCAGATGTTCGGCCCCTTCGGCGCCGTAACCAACGTCAAGGTGATCCGAGACTTCAACACCAACAAGTGCAAGGGCTTCGGCTTCGTCACCATGACCAACTACGAGGAGGCGGCCATGGCCATCGCAAGCCTGAACGGCTACCGGCTCGGAGACAAGATACTGCAAGTGTCCTTCAAGACCAGCAAGGGCCACAAGTAG